A window from Apostichopus japonicus isolate 1M-3 chromosome 2, ASM3797524v1, whole genome shotgun sequence encodes these proteins:
- the LOC139983396 gene encoding uncharacterized protein: MIHRKFKRDLRRFGILVAVSTIFAVYYILRSGNNVSRVKENRRHSLTQMRGSRFADNHGSQNVTDHELLMEVCPIGWTLQTLQKDSQKGTSVSQFCTKDDESNEWACLAGWVKLPYPPFCQLRERELVSQLSIPELLRYSQISEVNKLIFIHISKSGGEHLERSFLFDDRRKEVNGHYLGGHHPIRSFDKSIFHGYVKIGVLRHPCSRLISVWRLLSNRNIKWMEGKMDNETSSNFPAFVEKTLENISIEEEEHLKSQVGMLFHDDEKFGLDQHLVYESWNESMDVLGNLIKSDVSSLKMKLSALDGNDDCTEMYTSTSWEKMLDLYAMDMCVLGYSRDITATNVLPPLSWTPEIFTERYKHCKTRFSLSNIEAVPKIKPDAVPYNNGTLKDIKCDNCVIYTYFQSLSNDKDTFKKDKENTLETWNNAWSSAGWTPRIINEDDAKRHPSYQALREKFATFPTRGNAEYEIACFLRYLAMAAVGGGWMSDFDVLPINFPASTERCHNGALTVYQRFVPALVSGNASEYTRVATLMADISWESLPEFTVKGSPHVSDMLCLRKLIADGQIRSEWLVASLDRIFSLPFSCDNVMTQPSKPMCLKSQKTLSFPVAIHFAHSSMSKLTKDRALVSALWGNSTSFREQERGSKMKFVYNFIRQRCISFK, translated from the exons ATGATACATCGAAAATTCAAAAGAGATCTCCGACGTTTTGGAATCCTGGTTGCAGTTTCTACCATATTTGCGGTATATTATATCTTACGGAGCGGCAACAATGTTTCGCGAGTCAAAGAAAATCGCCGGCATTCTCTTACACAAATGAGAG GTAGTCGCTTTGCGGACAACCATGGTAGCCAAAACGTTACAGATCACGAACTATTGATGGAAGTGTGTCCAATCGGTTGGACGCTCCAGACTCTCCAAAAAGATTCTCAGAAAGGCACATCAGTATCCCAGTTTTGCACGAAGGATGATGAAAGCAACGAATGGGCTTGCCTAGCAGGTTGGGTTAAATTACCCTACCCTCCTTTTTGCCAATTACGAGAAAGAGAACTCGTCAGTCAATTATCAATCCCGGAACTCCTCCGGTACAGTCAGATCTCAGAAGTAAACAAACTCATCTTCATACACATATCGAAGAGCGGCGGGGAACATTTGGAGAGGTCTTTCCTTTTTGATGATAGACGCAAAGAGGTAAACGGTCATTATCTAGGAGGACATCATCCGATCAGATCATTCGATAAAAGTATATTTCATGGTTATGTGAAGATTGGGGTTCTACGCCATCCGTGCTCTCGTCTCATTTCTGTCTGGAGACTTCTCTCAAACAGAAACATAAAATGGATGGAAGGCAAAATGGACAACGAGACAAGCTCGAACTTCCCTGCGTTTGTTGAGAAAACGTTGGAAAATATCTCCATTGAGGAGGAGGAACATCTCAAGTCACAAGTAGGGATGCTATTTCATGACGATGAAAAGTTTGGACTCGATCAACATTTAGTATATGAGTCTTGGAACGAAAGCATGGATGTTCTTGGTAATCTTATAAAGTCAGATGTATCATCACTAAAGATGAAACTTTCTGCATTGGATGGCAATGACGATTGCACAGAAATGTATACAAGTACGTCCTGGGAGAAAATGTTAGATCTATATGCAATGGATATGTGTGTTTTAGGATACTCTCGCGATATAACAGCAACGAATGTATTACCTCCTTTAAGTTGGACGCCCGAAATATTCACTGAAAGATATAAACACTGTAAAACGAGATTCTCACTGTCAAATATCGAAGCAGTTCCAAAAATCAAACCTGATGCTGTACCATATAATAATGGCACCCTAAAGGACATTAAATGCGATAACTGTgtcatttatacatattttcaaagtttgtcGAACGATAAAGACACATTtaagaaagacaaagaaaacactTTGGAAACTTGGAATAATGCATGGTCATCTGCCGGTTGGACACCTAGAATTATCAATGAAGATGACGCGAAACGGCATCCATCGTATCAAGCTTTGCGCGAAAAGTTTGCTACTTTCCCAACAAGAGGCAACGCTGAGTATGAAATTGCCTGCTTCTTGAGATACCTTGCCATGGCAGCAGTAGGTGGAGGGTGGATGTCAGACTTTGACGTGCTGCCAATCAACTTCCCGGCCAGTACAGAACGTTGTCACAATGGTGCTCTTACAGTTTATCAACGTTTTGTTCCAGCACTTGTTTCTGGCAATGCAAGTGAATATACACGTGTCGCTACTCTCATGGCTGATATTTCCTGGGAGTCCCTTCCCGAATTTACAGTTAAAGGCTCACCACACGTTTCTGATATGTTGTGTCTCCGAAAGCTCATCGCAGATGGTCAAATCAGAAGTGAATGGCTAGTTGCCTCATTGGACAGAATATTCAGCTTACCATTCAGTTGTGATAATGTAATGACTCAGCCTTCTAAACCTATGTGCTtgaaaagtcagaaaaccctttCATTCCCCGTAGCTATTCATTTCGCTCACAGTAGTATGTCAAAACTAACTAAAGATCGGGCTTTGGTTTCAGCACTTTGGGGTAATTCAACATCATTCCGTGAACAAGAAAGAGGTTCCAAAATgaagtttgtttataatttcatcCGCCAAAGGTGTATCAGtttcaaataa
- the LOC139983383 gene encoding uncharacterized protein, producing MIHRKFKGDLRRFGILVAVSTIFAVYYILRSGNNVSRVKDNRRDSLTQMRGSRFADNHGSQNVTDHELLMEVCPIGWTLQTLQKDSQKGTSVSQFCTKDDESNEWACLAGWVKLPYPPFCQLRERELVSQLSIPELLRYSQISEVNKLIFIHISKSGGEHLERSFLFDDRREEVNGHYLGGHHPIRSFDKSIFHGYVKIGVLRHPCSRLISVWRLLSNKNIKWMEGKMDNETSSNFPAFVEKTLEHISIEEEEHLKSQVGMLFHDDEKFGLDQHLVYESWNESVDVLGNLIKSDVSSLKVKFSALDGNDDCTEMYTSTSWEKMLDLYAMDMCVLGYSRDIAATNVLPPLSWTPETFTERYKHCKTRFSLSNIEAVPIKTDAVPYANDNLKDIKCDNCVIYTYFQSLSDDKDTVKKDKENTLETWNNAWSSAGWTPRIINEDDAKRHPSYQALREKFATFPTRGNAEYEIACFLRYLAMAAVGGGWMSDFDVLPINFPASTERCHNGALTVYQRFVPALVSGNASEYTRVATLMANIPWESLPEFTVKGSPHVSDMLCLRKLMADGQIRSEWLVASLDRIFSLPFSCDNIMTQPSKPMCLKSQKTLSFPVAIHFAHSSMSKLTKDRALVSALWGNSTSFRKQERGSKMKFVYNFIRQRCISFNNKD from the exons ATGATACATCGAAAATTCAAAGGAGATCTCCGACGTTTTGGAATCCTGGTTGCAGTTTCTACCATATTTGCGGTATATTATATCTTACGGAGCGGCAACAATGTTTCGCGAGTCAAAGACAATCGCCGGGATTCTCTTACACAAATGAGAG GTAGTCGCTTTGCGGACAACCATGGTAGCCAAAACGTTACAGATCACGAACTATTGATGGAAGTGTGTCCAATCGGTTGGACGCTCCAGACTCTCCAAAAAGATTCTCAGAAAGGCACATCAGTATCCCAGTTTTGCACGAAGGATGATGAAAGCAACGAATGGGCTTGCCTAGCAGGTTGGGTTAAATTACCCTACCCTCCTTTTTGCCAATTACGAGAAAGAGAACTCGTCAGTCAATTATCAATCCCGGAACTCCTCCGGTACAGCCAGATCTCAGAAGTAAACAAACTCATCTTCATACACATATCGAAGAGCGGCGGGGAACATTTGGAGAGGTCTTTCCTTTTTGATGATAGGCGCGAAGAGGTAAACGGTCATTATCTAGGAGGACATCATCCGATCAGATCATTCGATAAAAGTATATTTCATGGTTATGTGAAGATTGGGGTTCTACGCCATCCGTGCTCTCGTCTCATTTCTGTCTGGAGACTTCTctcaaacaaaaacataaaatggaTGGAAGGCAAAATGGACAACGAGACAAGCTCGAACTTCCCTGCGTTTGTTGAGAAAACGTTGGAACATATCTCCATTGAGGAGGAGGAACATCTCAAGTCACAAGTAGGGATGCTATTTCATGACGATGAAAAGTTTGGACTCGATCAACATTTAGTATATGAGTCTTGGAACGAAAGCGTGGATGTTCTTGGTAATCTTATAAAGTCAGATGTATCATCACTAAAGGTGAAATTTTCTGCATTGGATGGCAATGACGACTGCACAGAAATGTATACAAGTACGTCCTGGGAGAAAATGTTAGATCTATATGCAATGGATATGTGTGTTTTAGGATACTCTCGCGATATAGCAGCAACGAATGTATTACCTCCTCTAAGTTGGACGCCCGAAACATTCACAGAAAGATATAAACACTGTAAAACGAGATTCTCACTGTCAAATATCGAAGCCGTTCCAATCAAAACTGATGCTGTACCATATGCTAATGACAACCTAAAAGACATTAAATGCGATAACTGCgtcatttatacatattttcaaagtCTGTCGGACGATAAAGACACAGTtaagaaagacaaagaaaacactTTGGAAACTTGGAATAATGCATGGTCATCTGCCGGTTGGACACCTAGAATTATCAATGAAGATGACGCGAAACGGCATCCATCGTATCAAGCTTTGCGCGAAAAGTTTGCTACTTTCCCAACAAGAGGCAACGCTGAGTATGAAATTGCCTGCTTCTTGAGATACCTTGCCATGGCAGCAGTAGGTGGAGGGTGGATGTCAGACTTTGACGTGCTGCCAATCAACTTCCCAGCCAGTACAGAACGTTGTCACAATGGTGCTCTTACTGTTTATCAACGTTTTGTTCCAGCACTTGTGTCTGGCAATGCAAGTGAATATACACGTGTCGCTACTCTCATGGCAAATATTCCATGGGAGTCCCTTCCCGAATTTACAGTTAAAGGCTCACCACACGTTTCTGATATGTTGTGTCTCCGAAAGCTCATGGCAGATGGTCAAATCAGAAGTGAATGGCTAGTTGCCTCATTGGACAGAATATTCAGCTTACCATTCAGTTGTGATAATATAATGACTCAGCCTTCTAAACCTATGTGCTtgaaaagtcagaaaaccctttCATTCCCCGTAGCTATTCATTTCGCGCACAGTAGTATGTCAAAACTAACTAAAGATCGGGCTTTGGTTTCAGCACTTTGGGGTAATTCAACATCATTCCGTAAACAAGAAAGAGGTTCCAAAATgaagtttgtttataatttcatcCGCCAAAGGTGTATCAGTTTCAATAACAAAGACTGA
- the LOC139983393 gene encoding uncharacterized protein: MIHRKFKGDLRRFGILVAVSTIFAVYYILRSGNNVSRVKDNRRDSLTQMRGSRFADNHGSQNVTDHELLMEVCPIGWTLQTLQKDSQKGTSVSQFCTKDDESNEWACLAGWVKLPYPPFCQLRERELVSQLSIPELLRYSQISEVNKLIFIHISKSGGEHLERSFLFDDRRKEVNGHYLGGHHPIRSFDKSIFHGYVKIGVLRHPCSRLISVWRLLSNRNIKWMEGKMDNETSSNFPAFVEKTLEHISIEEEEHLKSQVGMLFHDDEKFGLDQHLVYESWNESMDVLSNLIKSDVSSLKMKLSALDGNDDCTEMYTSTSWEKMLDLYAMDMCVLGYSRDITATNVLPPLSWTPETFTERYKHCKTRFSLSNIEAVPIKTDAVPYANDNLKDIKCDNCVIYTYFQSLSDDKDTVKKDKENTLETWNNAWSSAGWTPRIINEDDAKRHPSYQALREKFATFPTRGNAEYEIACFLRYLAMAAVGGGWMSDFDVLPINFPASTERCHNGALTVYQRFVPALVSGNASEYTRVATLMANIPWESLPEFTVKGSPHVSDMLCLRKLMADGQIRSEWLVTSLDRIFSLPFSCDNVMTQPSKPMCLKSQKTLSFPVAIHFAHSSMSKLTKDRALVSALWGNSTSFREQERGSKMKFVYNFIRQRCISFK; this comes from the exons ATGATACATCGAAAATTCAAAGGAGATCTCCGACGTTTTGGAATCCTGGTTGCAGTTTCTACCATATTTGCGGTATATTATATCTTACGGAGCGGCAACAATGTTTCGCGAGTCAAAGACAATCGCCGGGATTCTCTTACACAAATGAGAG GTAGTCGCTTTGCGGACAACCATGGTAGCCAAAACGTTACAGATCACGAACTATTGATGGAAGTGTGTCCAATCGGTTGGACGCTCCAGACTCTCCAAAAAGATTCTCAGAAAGGCACATCAGTATCCCAGTTTTGCACGAAGGATGATGAAAGCAACGAATGGGCTTGCCTAGCAGGTTGGGTTAAATTACCCTACCCTCCTTTTTGCCAATTACGAGAAAGAGAACTCGTCAGTCAATTATCAATCCCGGAACTCCTCCGGTACAGTCAGATCTCAGAAGTAAACAAACTCATCTTCATACACATATCGAAGAGCGGCGGGGAACATTTGGAGAGGTCTTTCCTTTTTGATGATAGACGCAAAGAGGTAAACGGTCATTATCTAGGAGGACATCATCCGATCAGATCATTCGATAAAAGTATATTTCATGGTTATGTGAAGATTGGGGTTCTACGCCATCCGTGCTCTCGTCTCATTTCTGTCTGGAGACTTCTCTCAAACAGAAACATAAAATGGATGGAAGGCAAAATGGACAACGAGACAAGCTCGAACTTCCCTGCGTTTGTTGAGAAAACGTTGGAACATATCTCCATTGAGGAGGAGGAACATCTCAAGTCACAAGTAGGGATGCTATTTCATGACGATGAAAAGTTTGGACTCGATCAACATTTAGTATATGAGTCTTGGAACGAAAGCATGGATGTTCTTAGTAATCTTATAAAGTCAGATGTATCATCACTAAAGATGAAACTTTCTGCATTGGATGGCAATGACGATTGCACAGAAATGTATACAAGTACGTCCTGGGAGAAAATGTTAGATCTATATGCAATGGATATGTGTGTTTTAGGATACTCTCGCGATATAACAGCAACGAATGTATTACCTCCTCTAAGTTGGACGCCCGAAACATTCACTGAAAGATATAAACACTGTAAAACGAGATTCTCACTGTCAAATATCGAAGCCGTTCCAATCAAAACTGATGCTGTACCATATGCTAATGACAACCTAAAAGACATTAAATGCGATAACTGCgtcatttatacatattttcaaagtCTGTCGGACGATAAAGACACAGTtaagaaagacaaagaaaacactTTGGAAACTTGGAATAATGCATGGTCATCTGCCGGTTGGACACCTAGAATTATCAATGAAGATGACGCGAAACGGCATCCATCGTATCAAGCTTTGCGCGAAAAGTTTGCTACTTTCCCAACAAGAGGCAACGCTGAGTATGAAATTGCCTGCTTCTTGAGATACCTTGCCATGGCAGCAGTAGGTGGAGGGTGGATGTCAGACTTTGACGTGCTGCCAATCAACTTCCCAGCCAGTACAGAACGTTGTCACAATGGTGCTCTTACTGTTTATCAACGTTTTGTTCCAGCACTTGTGTCTGGCAATGCAAGTGAATATACACGTGTCGCTACTCTCATGGCAAATATTCCATGGGAGTCCCTTCCCGAATTTACAGTTAAAGGCTCACCACACGTTTCTGATATGTTGTGTCTCCGAAAGCTCATGGCAGATGGTCAAATCAGAAGTGAATGGCTAGTTACCTCATTGGACAGAATATTCAGCTTACCATTCAGTTGTGATAATGTTATGACTCAGCCTTCTAAACCTATGTGCTtgaaaagtcagaaaaccctttCATTCCCCGTAGCTATTCATTTCGCTCACAGTAGTATGTCAAAACTAACTAAAGATCGGGCTTTGGTTTCAGCACTTTGGGGTAATTCAACATCATTCCGTGAACAAGAAAGAGGTTCCAAAATgaagtttgtttataatttcatcCGCCAAAGGTGTATCAGtttcaaataa